GGTCGAGTATCGGCGGCACACAGGGTCACCCGCAAGAAAGTGGCTTGACTAAAAGTTGCTTAGCGCTAAGCTACTTTCCATCAAGCTACATTCGCCGAAGTCACCCGACGCCACTAGGGGGAGTCGTGAACCGCACCGCGACCGTCCTGCTCACCGCCCTCGCCCCCGTCTCCTGGGGCACCACCTACGCCGTCACCACCGAGTTCCTCCCGGCCGACCGCCCCCTGTTCACCGGTCTGATGCGGGCCCTGCCGGCCGGTCTGGTCCTGCTGGCCCTCGCCCGGGTGCTGCCGCGCGGCATCTGGTGGGGGAAGGCCACGGTGCTCGGCGCGCTGAACATCGGCGCCTTCTTCCCGCTGCTGTTCCTGTCGGCGTACCGGTTGCCGGGCGGGATGGCGGCGGTCGTCGGGTCGGTCGGGCCGCTGTTCGTGGTGGGTCTGTCGGCGGTGCTGCTGGGGCAGCGGCCCACGACCCGGAGCGTGCTCACCGGAGTGGTGGCCGCGTTCGGCGTGAGTCTCGTCGTACTGAAGGCGGCCGGGGCCCTCGACCCGGTCGGCGTCCTGGCGGCGCTCGCCTCCGCCGCCTCCATGTCCACCGGCACCGTCCTCACCAAGCGCTGGGGCCGTCCGGAAGGGGTGGGCCCGCTGGCGCTCACCGCCTGGCAGCTGACCGCGGGCGGGCTGCTCATCGCGCCCCTCGCCTTCCTCGTCGAGGGCGCCCCGCCCGCGCTGGACGGGCGGGCGATCGGCGGCTACCTCTACCTCGCGCTCGCCAACACGGCCGTCGCGTACTGGCTCTGGTTCCGCGGCATCGGCCGGCTCACCGCCACCCAGGTCACCTTCCTCGGCCCGCTCTCCCCGCTGACCGCCGCGGTCGTCGGCTGGGCGGCGCTCGGCCAGGCGCTGACGCCGCTCCAACTGGCGGGCATGGCGCTGGCGTTCGGCGCGACGGTGGCCGGCCAGCTCCGGCAGCGGCCCCCCGCCACCCCGGCCCGATCGTTCAGTTTTACTGAAAAGAACGCTCGGAAAGATTCGATGGACGTGACAGGTGTGGCGCTGCGACGGTAGGTCCACCGAGATCACGATCACCGATCAGTGGAAGGACCCCCGTGCCCGACGTCCTCGAAAGGACCCCCACCCGTACGACCCCGAGGGCCGCGCAGACCGCCGCCCTCGGGGTCGCCTGCGCCGCCCTCGCGACCGTCGTCTGGTCCGGCAGCTTCGTCACCTCCCGTGCCCTGCACGACAGCGTCCCGCCGGTCCAGCAGGCGTTCTGGCGCTGGATCGTCGCGCTCGTGGCGGTCGCCCCGTTCGGGGCGCGGCAGGCCTGGCGGCAGCGGGCGCTGATCCGGCGCCGGCTCGGTTTCGTCGTCCTCGCCTCGCTCCTCGGCGTCACCGTCTACAACACCCTGGTGAACCAGGCCGGGTTGACCACCCCCGCCGCCACCATGGGCCTGATCATGGCCGCGTCGCCGGTGCTGATGGCGGTCCTGGAGCGGGCGTCCGGGGTACGGCTGGGGCGGCGCCGGGTCACCGGGCTGCTCGTCGCCTGCTCCGGGGTGCTGTTGCTGATGGGCGGCGGCGCCGGGTTCGCGGCCGGGGACCTGTGGATGATCGGCGCGGCCTGCTGCTTCGCCGGGTACAGCGCGCTGTTGCGGCGCAGGCCCGCCGAACTCGGGGGCGCCGCTTTCCTGTTCACCACGTTTCTCGTCGGTGCCGGGCTGCTGCTCCCGGCGCAGGGGGTGAGTCTGGCGGTCCAGGGGGGCTTCACCCCGACGACCGCGACCGTGCTGCCGCTGCTCTACGTGGGGGTCGCCTCCTCCGCCGTCGCCTTCTTCGCCTGGAACAAGGCGATCGCCCTGGTCGGCGCGGCCCGGGCCGGAGTCGTCTACTACCTCCAGCCGGTGTGTGTGGCCCTGCTGTCCTGGGCGGTGCTCGGCGAGACGTTCGGGCCGGTGCAGGTGCTGTGCCTGGCGCTGATCCTCGGCGGGGTGATGTGGGGCGCCGCCGCCCGGCATGCGTAGGTTGCCCTCATGGCTGAGTGGGACATCCGGAAACTGCACATCCTGCGGACCCTGCGGGAGCAGGGCACCGTGACCGCGACGGCCGAGGCGTTGCGGATGACGCCGTCCGCGGTGTCGCAGCAGCTGACGAATCTGGCGAAGCAGGTGGGGGTGCCGCTCCTGGAGGCGCAGGGGCGGCGGGTACGGCTCACCGACGCGGCCCGCCTGGTGCTGCGGCACGCCGAGGCGGTGTTCGAGCAACTGGAGCGGGCGGACGCGGAGTTGGCGGCGCATGTGCGGGGTGAGGTGGGCGAGGTGCGGGTCGGTGCGTTCTCGACCGCGGTGCCCGCGCTGGTCGTACCCGCCGTACGGGCGCTGCGGGTTTCGTCTCCCGGGGTGAGCGTGCGGGTGCGGGAGACGGAGGCGGGGGAGGCGTACGAGCTGCTGGCCGCCGGGGAGGTCGACCTCGCGCTGTCGCTGGCCGCGCAGGCGCCGGTGGTGGGGGACGGGCGGTTCACGCGGGTGGAGCTGCTGGCGGACCCGTTGGATGTCGCGCTGCCGCCGGGGCACGAGTGGGCGGACGTCGAGGGGCTGCGGCTGGCCGATCTCGCCGGGGAATCGTGGATCTTCGGGGGCAGCGGGCCGTGGTCGGACATCACGCGGGGGGCGTGCGAGGCGGCCGGGTTCACGCCGCGGCAGGGGCATTCCGCGGCCGGGTGGACGGCGATCCTGGCGATGGTGGAGGCCGGGATGGGGGTGGCGCTGGTCCCGCGGACGGCCGCGGTGGGGAGGGGCGGGGTGGTGCTGCGGGAACTGACGGTGGACCGCCCGGTCCGGCACGTGGTCGCGGCGGTACGGAGGGGGAGCGAGGCGGATGTTGTGGTGAGGCGGGTGATGGCGGCGTTGGAGGGGGTTGCCGCGGGGGTGCGCTGAGGCCGCGGCGTCACTCACCCGCGCTGGCGGGGTGCCGCCTTTCTTCGGGCCGGGGCCGCCCCAGCGGCACGACTGCCCGCGGCTAAGCGGCTGAACAGTTGAAGGGGCGCCCGCTGCATGTCCCTTAGGGGCGCGGGGAACTGCGCGATCAGCCCCCACCGGCCTGCACGCGCTCCACGGGCCCAGGCACCCAAGGCATGACAAGGGGCGCCCCGCATTGCGCCGGGCGCCCCTCATTGCCGTACCGGCTACTCCGCCGCCGCGTCCGCCGCCTGGGCCTTCAGGGCGCGTTCG
This DNA window, taken from Streptomyces sp. NBC_00663, encodes the following:
- a CDS encoding EamA family transporter yields the protein MNRTATVLLTALAPVSWGTTYAVTTEFLPADRPLFTGLMRALPAGLVLLALARVLPRGIWWGKATVLGALNIGAFFPLLFLSAYRLPGGMAAVVGSVGPLFVVGLSAVLLGQRPTTRSVLTGVVAAFGVSLVVLKAAGALDPVGVLAALASAASMSTGTVLTKRWGRPEGVGPLALTAWQLTAGGLLIAPLAFLVEGAPPALDGRAIGGYLYLALANTAVAYWLWFRGIGRLTATQVTFLGPLSPLTAAVVGWAALGQALTPLQLAGMALAFGATVAGQLRQRPPATPARSFSFTEKNARKDSMDVTGVALRR
- a CDS encoding DMT family transporter, which codes for MPDVLERTPTRTTPRAAQTAALGVACAALATVVWSGSFVTSRALHDSVPPVQQAFWRWIVALVAVAPFGARQAWRQRALIRRRLGFVVLASLLGVTVYNTLVNQAGLTTPAATMGLIMAASPVLMAVLERASGVRLGRRRVTGLLVACSGVLLLMGGGAGFAAGDLWMIGAACCFAGYSALLRRRPAELGGAAFLFTTFLVGAGLLLPAQGVSLAVQGGFTPTTATVLPLLYVGVASSAVAFFAWNKAIALVGAARAGVVYYLQPVCVALLSWAVLGETFGPVQVLCLALILGGVMWGAAARHA
- a CDS encoding LysR family transcriptional regulator, whose protein sequence is MAEWDIRKLHILRTLREQGTVTATAEALRMTPSAVSQQLTNLAKQVGVPLLEAQGRRVRLTDAARLVLRHAEAVFEQLERADAELAAHVRGEVGEVRVGAFSTAVPALVVPAVRALRVSSPGVSVRVRETEAGEAYELLAAGEVDLALSLAAQAPVVGDGRFTRVELLADPLDVALPPGHEWADVEGLRLADLAGESWIFGGSGPWSDITRGACEAAGFTPRQGHSAAGWTAILAMVEAGMGVALVPRTAAVGRGGVVLRELTVDRPVRHVVAAVRRGSEADVVVRRVMAALEGVAAGVR